A stretch of Lactuca sativa cultivar Salinas chromosome 6, Lsat_Salinas_v11, whole genome shotgun sequence DNA encodes these proteins:
- the LOC111894190 gene encoding uncharacterized protein LOC111894190, which yields MGDSIHEMTMKFAKLEKFEGVDFRHWKKKKHFMLTTLKAAYMLTTPRPAEAEEGVVKTIEEIRRRQKWDKDDYICKGHILNGMSDALFDIHSEALCANELWDTLELKYIIEEAYRKRLLVSDFNNYKMDDSRFVTEQYNELLCIYDQFKLHRMNMDESIVVSTIIDKLPPSWKDFKHNLKHQKEELSLVKLASHIRIEESLHAKESDKLINPKEKLNMYSPRFIWFKQIKESEPQRTWKM from the coding sequence ATGGGAGACTCAATCCACGAGATGACTATGAAGTTTGCAAAGCTGGAGAAGTTCGAAGGCGTCGACTTCAggcattggaagaagaagaagcactTCATGTTAACTACTTTGAAAGCAGCATATATGCTGACTACTCCAAGACCAGCGGAGGCTGAGGAAGGTGTTGTTAAGACAATTGAAGAGATAAGGAGGAGACAAAAGTGGGACAAAGATGACTACATTTGCAAAGGCCACATTTTGAACGGCATGTCTGATGCTTTATTTGATATCCATAGTGAAGCCTTATGTGCCAACGAGTTGTGGGACACCCTTGAATTGAAATATATCATTGAGGAGGCTTATAGAAAGAGGCTTTTGGTTAGTGACTTTAATAATTATAAGATGGACGATTCAAGGTTTGTTACTGAACAATACAATGAACTCCTTTGCATATACGATCAGTTTAAACTGCACCGTATGAATATGGATGAATCCATTGTTGTGTCAACCATCATTGACAAACTGCCTCCATCCTGGAAAGACTTCAAACATAACTTAAAACATCAAAAGGAGGAACTGTCTTTGGTTAAACTTGCTAGTCACATTCGTATTGAAGAATCTCTTCATGCGAAGGAAAGTGACAAACTgataaacccaaaggaaaagttGAATATGTACAGCCCTCGGTTCATATGGTTCAAACAAATCAAGGAATCAGAACCACAAAGGACATGGAAAATGTAA
- the LOC111894127 gene encoding UDP-glycosyltransferase 73C6-like has product MALEESQEHNQLHFLVIPMASPGHYIPTIDIAKLLSQHGVRVTFITTPVNALRFGSILDQAIKSGLPINFLEFPFPSMEFGLPEGCESLDTLPSFNLIGSLFQAYNTLQERVEQYIENLNPKPSCIVSDSFLLWPAETAKKFQIPRIIFDGMNCFTQMCNHVLYLTKVYETVGELESFVLPGLPDRIELTRSQLPIVFNSGSKNLDSFHEKLRISESEAYGVIINSFQELEQGYADEYQKLKGGKVWCIGPLSLCYKDVSEKAQRGNKSSINKNECLKWLDFQENGSVIYACLGSVSRVEPTQLIELALALEATRRPFIWVVRAGHKTQKIEEWIDEEGFEERTKERGLLIRGWAPQVLVLSHSAIGGFLTHCGWNSTLEGVCAGVPMVTWPQFQEQFLNEKLVVQVLRIGVSVGARDVVHLGDEEKSGVGVKREELRKAIEMVMEEGKEEEERRKRAKELSEMAYKAIEEGGSSHGNITRLIEDIMQQATSRKL; this is encoded by the coding sequence ATGGCTTTAGAAGAATCACAAGAACATAACCAGCTTCATTTTCTTGTTATACCCATGGCATCCCCAGGCCATTATATTCCCACCATTGACATAGCCAAGTTACTATCTCAACATGGTGTCCGAGTCACCTTCATCACCACCCCTGTAAACGCCCTAAGATTCGGTTCCATTCTTGATCAAGCAATCAAATCAGGTCTTCCCATTAATTTTCTTGAATTCCCATTTCCATCTATGGAATTTGGATTACCAGAAGGCTGTGAGAGCTTAGATACTCTCCCTAGTTTCAACTTGATTGGATCACTTTTTCAAGCCTATAATACACTACAAGAAAGAGTCGAACAATATATAGAAAATCTGAATCCTAAGCCAAGTTGCATAGTATCCGACTCGTTTCTCCTATGGCCAGCCGAAACAGCAAAAAAGTTTCAGATTCCAAGGATTATATTTGATGGAATGAATTGCTTCACACAGATGTGTAACCATGTTTTGTACCTCACTAAGGTATATGAAACTGTGGGTGAGTTGGAGTCATTTGTTTTACCTGGTTTGCCTGATCGTATTGAACTAACAAGATCCCAACTGCCTATCGTATTCAATTCAGGCTCAAAAAATTTAGATAGTTTTCATGAAAAGCTTCGGATATCTGAATCCGAAGCATATGGAGTAATCATAAACAGTTTTCAGGAGTTAGAACAAGGATACGCGGATGAGTATCAGAAACTCAAAGGAGGTAAAGTTTGGTGCATAGGGCCATTATCGTTATGTTACAAAGATGTATCAGAGAAAGCCCAAAGAGGTAACAAGTCGTCAATTAACAAAAACGAATGCCTCAAGTGGCTAGATTTTCAAGAAAATGGTTCGGTGATCTATGCATGTTTAGGAAGTGTTAGTCGTGTTGAACCTACACAACTAATTGAGCTTGCTTTAGCTCTAGAAGCAACTAGAAGGCCATTTATTTGGGTAGTTCGGGCAGGTCATAAGACGCAAAAGATAGAAGAATGGATAGATGAAGAGGGGTTTGAAGAGAGAACAAAAGAGAGAGGTCTATTGATCCGTGGGTGGGCTCCACAAGTGTTGGTTTTGTCCCACTCTGCGATTGGAGGGTTCTTGACACACTGTGGGTGGAATTCGACTCTAGAAGGAGTGTGTGCTGGTGTTCCCATGGTGACATGGCCTCAGTTTCAAGAGCAGTTCTTGAATGAGAAGTTGGTTGTACAAGTGTTGAGGATTGGAGTTAGTGTTGGTGCTCGAGATGTTGTCCATTTGGGTGATGAAGAGAAGTCGGGAGTGGGAGTAAAGAGGGAGGAGCTGAGGAAGGCTATAGAGATGGTGATGGAAGAagggaaagaagaagaagagagaagaaaGAGAGCTAAAGAACTAAGTGAGATGGCATATAAAGCAATAGAAGAGGGAGGATCTTCTCACGGGAATATAACACGATTAATTGAAGATATCATGCAACAAGCCACTAGTAGGAAATTATAA
- the LOC111894118 gene encoding UDP-glycosyltransferase 73C3, whose protein sequence is MASESTYELHFLLIPFLAPGHTIPMIDMAKLLAQQPNITVTVVTTPLNAVRYSPILNKPGLPVGFLQLPFPSTEVGLPEGCESLDALPTPDLALKFSAAVDMLQWKLEQNFHTLEPRPSCIISDKYLAWTADTAAKYQIPRITFDGMSCFKQLCAHSLYASKAFDGLPESEKFVVPGLPDRIELTRAQLPVEFNPSSRTSSERLELVRKTDLGSYGMVINSFEELEQEYVNEYKKVKEGKVWCIGPLSLCNDSEKDKLQRGKSCTISEQQCLEWLDLLPRGSTIYACLGSVSHVTPLQLIELGLGLEASNHPFIWVIRDNEVEKWVIESGFEERIKDRGFLIRGWAPQVLILSHPSVGGFLTHCGWNSILEGICGGVAMITWPQFADQFLNEKLVVEVLGVGVGVGAEGVVHWGEEEKFGVKVKSEDVKKSILKVMDDGIEGIERRKKVKELKKIANRVMEEGGSSYMNLRLLIQDIREHIKL, encoded by the coding sequence ATGGCTTCCGAATCCACGTATGAGCTTCACTTCCTCTTGATTCCATTCCTAGCCCCTGGCCACACCATCCCCATGATTGACATGGCCAAATTACTCGCACAGCAACCAAATATTACTGTCACAGTCGTCACCACACCCCTCAACGCCGTTCGATACAGTCCCATCCTCAACAAACCCGGACTCCCGGTGGGTTTCCTTCAACTTCCGTTTCCATCCACGGAGGTCGGATTACCAGAGGGATGCGAAAGTCTAGACGCTCTCCCTACTCCCGATCTAGCGCTGAAGTTTTCGGCTGCAGTTGACATGCTTCAATGGAAACTCGAGCAAAATTTCCATACTTTAGAACCTCGACCAAGTTGTATTATATCTGATAAGTACCTCGCTTGGACTGCTGATACTGCAGCTAAATATCAGATACCCAGAATTACTTTTGATGGAATGAGTTGTTTCAAACAGTTATGTGCTCACAGTTTGTATGCATCCAAGGCGTTCGATGGTTTGCCTGAGTCAGAGAAGTTTGTGGTGCCTGGATTGCCTGATCGCATTGAGTTAACAAGAGCACAGCTTCCGGTTGAGTTCAATCCAAGCTCACGAACCTCAAGTGAGCGTCTTGAACTGGTGAGGAAAACCGATTTGGGATCTTATGGAATGGTGATCAATAGTTTTGAAGAACTggaacaagaatatgtcaatgAGTACAAGAAAGTTAAAGAAGGTAAGGTCTGGTGCATAGGTCCATTGTCACTATGCAATGATAGTGAAAAAGATAAGCTTCAAAGAGGAAAAAGTTGCACAATTTCTGAACAACAATGCTTGGAATGGCTTGATTTGCTCCCACGTGGGTCCACCATCTATGCTTGTCTTGGTAGTGTGAGTCATGTGACACCTCTGCAACTCATCGAGCTTGGTTTAGGTCTAGAAGCATCAAATCATCCtttcatttgggtgattagaGACAATGAAGTTGAGAAGTGGGTAATAGAAAGTGGGTTTGAAGAGAGGATAAAAGATAGGGGTTTCTTGATTCGAggttgggccccacaagtgttgATTTTGTCCCACCCTTCAGTTGGAGGGTTCTTGACACACTGTGGATGGAACTCCATACTTGAAGGAATATGTGGTGGTGTAGCCATGATCACATGGCCTCAGTTTGCAGATCAGTTTTTGAATGAGAAGTTGGTGGTGGAAGTGTTGGGGGTTGGGGTGGGTGTTGGGGCTGAGGGTGTTGTGCATTGGGGGGAAGAAGAGAAGTTTGGAGTGAAAGTGAAGAGTGAGGATGTGAAGAAGAGTATATTAAAGGTAATGGATGATGGGATTGAAGGAATTGAGAGAAGAAAGAAAGTGAAGGAACTTAAGAAGATAGCAAATAGAGTGATGGAGGAAGGAGGATCTTCTTACATGAACTTGAGACTACTAATACAAGATATAAGGGaacatataaaattataa
- the LOC111894119 gene encoding pentatricopeptide repeat-containing protein At4g38150, protein METIKKGFRISKLISFSISDYSHHHQSHFRTHRSVDSPLLSRFFSSSSYNNRSNDGYSGGRSPPPRRRSGDGFSTSDRTPSSSRLSGFNHGNDDRDAGDNRDRRHTGGRRDIDSNRRPKYDDDSRYRPSNRASSEVNRTDSRKSETNSSYVPFDDDDEQKPQFSHTPRVKDPKIQDVDGFLDRFKLGLDEEKGNPISDKSDTSNTAGEGEVVTGEPQPPPPPPPEDADELFRKMKETGLIPNAVAMLHGLCSDGLVQEAMKLFGVMRERGSIPEVVIYTAVVEGFCKSQKPDEAIRIFRKMQNNGIVPNAFSYGVLVQGLVKGKRLDEALEYCLEMVEAGHSPNLATFTGLVNGFCRERDLEAAEMMIKSLKEKGFGFDEKGVTDFMEKKGPFSPLVWEAIFGKKRSQMF, encoded by the coding sequence ATGGAGACGATAAAGAAAGGGTTTAGGATTTCAAAATTAATTTCTTTCAGCATCTCGGATTATTCTCATCATCACCAATCTCATTTTCGAACTCATCGTAGTGTAGATTCGCCATTGTTAAGTAGATTTTTCTCCTCGTCGTCATACAATAACAGGTCTAACGATGGTTACAGTGGTGGTCGATCACCACCACCAAGACGACGCTCCGGCGATGGATTCAGCACATCAGATCGAACTCCTTCTTCGTCACGGCTTTCTGGATTCAACCACGGTAACGATGACCGAGACGCCGGCGATAATAGGGATCGAAGACACACAGGAGGAAGAAGGGATATCGACAGCAACAGAAGACCTAAGTACGATGATGATAGTAGGTATAGACCGAGTAACAGAGCATCATCGGAAGTTAACAGAACCGATAGTCGGAAATCTGAAACAAACAGCTCTTATGTCCCATTTGATGATGATGACGAACAGAAGCCCCAATTTTCTCATACTCCACGAGTTAAAGATCCTAAGATTCAGGACGTTGATGGATTCCTCGATAGATTCAAGCTTGGATTAGATGAAGAAAAAGGTAATCCCATTTCTGACAAATCAGATACCAGCAATACTGCCGGAGAGGGAGAAGTAGTGACCGGGGAGCCtcaaccaccgccaccaccaccaccagaagACGCTGATGAGCTATTTAGGAAAATGAAAGAAACAGGGCTGATCCCAAATGCAGTAGCGATGCTCCATGGTTTGTGTAGCGATGGATTGGTTCAAGAAGCAATGAAGCTGTTTGGTGTAATGCGTGAAAGAGGATCCATCCCCGAGGTGGTGATATACACAGCAGTGGTTGAAGGGTTTTGCAAGTCTCAGAAGCCAGATGAAGCTATCAGGATCTTCAGGAAAATGCAGAACAATGGTATTGTACCCAATGCATTTAGTTATGGTGTTCTTGTTCAGGGTTTGGTTAAAGGGAAGAGATTAGATGAAGCTCTTGAATATTGTTTGGAGATGGTGGAAGCTGGTCATTCACCAAATCTGGCTACTTTTACAGGTTTGGTGAATGGGTTTTGTAGAGAAAGAGATTTGGAAGCTGCTGAAATGATGATTAAGAGTTTGAAAGAGAAAGGGTTTGGATTTGATGAAAAAGGTGTTACAGATTTCATGGAGAAGAAAGGTCCATTTTCGCCTTTGGTTTGGGAGGCAATCTTTGGGAAGAAACGTTCACAAATGTTTTGA